Below is a genomic region from Kiritimatiellia bacterium.
CGGCCGGAGTCTGCCCGAAAATGGTCTTGTCCCGCCTTCCGGGCCTGCCCGTAGCGGGCAAAGCCTTCCAAATCTTGCTTCTGTTGCCCTCTAAACCGCACTCCTCTCGCCTTTTATCACTCTCCGGTTTTCTTGACGCGGCCCTGGCCGCCCCCCCCCTCACCCCCATCCGCCAGCCCGCGCAAAAATGGCGCGCCGGTTTTTACGATTGATCAATGAAACCGGAAACGGTAAATTGGTATGAAATAAGGAAAAGGAAGAAGTGAAAGACAAACGCCTCATGATCAGCGTCAGCAATCTGACAAAACGTTTTTCCTCCGGCACGGCGGTGAACGGTATTTCACTTGAAGTCCGGCGCGGGGAAACGCTCGGGTTTCTGGGGCCGAACGGCGCCGGCAAAACCACCACCTTGCGCATCCTGGCCGGCTACCTCGCGGCCACGGACGGGAACGTCAAGATTGACGGGCTTGACGTGCTGGAAAACTCGCGCGATGTCCGCAAAAAGATCGGTTATCTGCCGGAACATGTGCCTTTGTACCCGGAAATGCGGGTGGACGAATACCTGCGTTTCCGCGCCGGCCTGAAGGGCCTGAACCGGCGCCGCCTGAAAACGCGCCTGGACGAGGTCAAGACCCTTTGCGGACTGCACCAGGTTTCCGGCAGGCTTATCGGCCGGCTCTCGCGCGGCTATCATCAGCGCATCGGCCTGGCCGACAGTCTCATTCACGAGCCGGAACTGCTGCTGCTGGACGAGCCGACCATCGGGCTTGACCCCAACCAGATAAGGGCCATTCGCGAACTGGTCAAAACACTCGGGCAGAAACATACGGTTGTCCTTTCAACACATTACCTTCCAGAGGCGGAAATGCTGTGCGAGCGGGTGCTGATCATGAATCACGGAAGGATCGTGGCCTCCGATTCCCCCGCGGTCCTGACCGGCCTCTTAAAAAATAAAAATGTCATTGTGGCCGAGATCGGCGGCCCGCCCGGCGACATCCTGGGAGGACTGCGCGCCCTGCCGGGAGCGGCGGACGTCTCAAGCTTTTCCTGCGGGGCGGAGACCGGCCGGCCGGGCGAGGAATGGAACCGCTACACGCTGGAATGCGAGTTGGACGCCGATCCGCGCTGCCGTATTTTTACACTGGCGGCCATGCGCGGTTGGACGCTGCGCGAGCTGAAAATGGAACGTAAAAAACTGGAAGACGCTTTCGCTGAAATCACCGGCAACATCGGGATGAATTAAGAACCTGCCGTAAAATTCGCCCGGGCCGGGCCAGAACATGAAAAACATCTTATTACTATTGCGGCGGCAATTCCTGGCGTATTTCCGGACGCCGCTGGGCTTCACGGTCATCATTGTCTTCCTGATCGTTTCCGGCTTCAGCTTCTGCCGCCTGATTTCCCAAAGCGCCGTTGAGCCGGTGCAGGTCGGAGACATCCTTTTCGGCTCCGCCTATTTCTGGTTGATTTTTCTGGTAACCATCGCGCTGATCACCATGCCGCTGCTCGCCGAGGAGCGCCGCTCCGGCACGCTGGAAAACCTCCTGACCGCCCCGGTAACCGATTTGCAGGTGGCTTCAGCCAAATTCCTGGCAGGGTTTGCTTTTATCATTGTTATGCTCGCGCCGACCCTGGTCTACAGCGCGATTATTTACATGTTTCAGGCCCCAGACGGTTCGTTCGCTTTCCGGATCGTTTTGAGCGGTTATTTGATCGTCTTTCTCATCGGCGGCTTTTACATCGCCTTTGGCCTCTTGATGTCTTCCTTAACCGGGAGCATGGTGATAGCGGCGATACTGTGCTGCGCCGGCATGAGCGTGACTTTCCTCGCCGAGAATCTGCAATACGCCCTGAGTAATGCGCGGCTGGAGGCGGTGTTGGCCCGGATTTCCAGCATCCAGCACATCATTGATTTTTCGCGCGGCATCATTGATTCCCAGGCGGTTGTTTTTTACCTGTCGGGCACGGTTTTGTTCATTTATTTGACCGTCAAGTCAATTGAATCGCGACTGTGGAGATAAAACAATGAAACTCCGGGCCAAACGCGCCCTCATGAAAGGCAACGCGCTCGTGGTGATCGGCCTGGCCGTGATCCTGGCGGTCATGATCAATTATCTGGCCGTTCAACACCGGGTGCGGATTGACATCAGCCCGAGCCGTTATTACGCGTTGTCGGCGGCCACGCTGAACATACTGCGCAATCTGACGGTTCCGGCGCAGGCCATCGTCTTCATGAGCGTTAACCATGAAGAGTTCAACGAGGTTAAACAGCTGTTGAAAGAATACGAATGCGCCTCCAGAAAGTTCGGCGTGGAATATGTTGACCCGCACCGCGATCTGGCCCGCGCCAAGGAACTGGCCGGACAGTATAACGTTGCCGGTCCGGGCGTCATTGTCTTCCGGGCCGGCAACAGGACAAAAACCGTTGCGGTGAACGAACTGGCAACTTATGATTATGCCCCCCTGCTGGCCGGGCATCCGAAGGTCATGACTTCTTTCCGGGGAGAGCCGGTCTTTTCATCCGCCCTTTTCAGCCTCATGCAGGACCGCAGCCCGGTCGTTTATTTCCTGGCCGGACACGGCGAACAGCGCATTGACGATTTCAGCCAGCATGCGGGATATTCAATGATTGCGCGCCTGCTGGAAAAAGGCAACATCCAGCCCCGGACCTTTCATATCTCGGAAGGCCCCTCCATCCCCAAGGATTGCGACGTCCTGGTTATCGGCGGACAGAAGAAACCCCTGACCCACGTGGAAGCGGAAATGGTCAAAAAATATCTTGATGATTCCGGCCGGCTGCTTCTGATGGCGGATTCCGGCGTGGAAACCGGGCTGGAAAAAGTCCTGGAAACATGGGGCATCCGCCTCGGAATGGACCGGGTCGCGGGCACAACGCTGACCGGCCGCGAACTCCTGATAAGCCATTACGGCAATCATCCCATTACCGAGCAATTGCAGAACATGGCAACCATCTTCAATGTTCCCCGCTCGGTCCAGCCGCTGGCGCCGGACGCGCAGTCCCTTGACCAATCGGCCGATAAACCGCGGGTCATGATCCTTGCCGCAACTTCCGATGAAGGCTGGGCCGAAATGACATTTTACCAGAATCCTCCGAAATTTGACGCGGGCGTTGACCGCCGCGGCCCGATTCCCGTGGCGGTTGCCGTTGAAAAAGGCAGTCTGACTGTAGACGTTGAAATCAAGCCGACCCGCCTCGCGGTCATCGGCGACTCAACCTTTGTGTCCAACGGCGCCCTGCTCGCCGGCTACTCGCCCGACTTTTTCATCCATGCGCTGAACTGGCTTCTCGAACGCCGCGACGCGCCGGTATTCTCCCCGAAAACCCCGCCCCGGGTGCGTTTGAATATTGACCAGAAACGGCTGCGGGTAATTTATATTGTCGCCATTGTCGCCCTGCCGGCCATGATCCTTGCCATCGGCCTGGCCGTCTATCTGGGAAGGAGAAAGTAGCCATGCACCTGCGCACCACATTTTTCCTGCTGATCCTGGCGGCGCTGATATTCAGTTTCATCTGTTTCCATGAAGGATCCGACAACAATGAAACCGGAAAAAACGGCGCAAAAAGCAAACTGCTGGATTTTGAACCGGAACGGATTAATTACTGGTCGTTCGCCGGCCCGCAGGGTTTTATAGAGTGCTTCAATGAACGCGGGCAGTGGATAATCGCCAAACCGGTCAAGACGCGCGCCAACGACGCAAAAATCAACCATATGCTTTCCGTGCTGGCGGGCCTTCCAAAAGGCGAGACCATCACCGAGCACCAACGCAAGGCCCGGGCGCTGACCCTGGCCGATTACGGCCTGGAAAAACCGGACGTCCGCATTGTGCTCGGAGACGCCGAAAAACGCACGCTGATAAATGTCGGCAACCTGTCTCCCTTGAAGGACAGCATCCATGTCCAGGTCAACGACAGCGACCCGGTTGTGGCCACCGCCACCAATCTCCTCGGCATCATTCCGCGCAGCCTGGCCGATATCCGGGACACCCGCCTGCTCTCCGGAGCGCCGGCATATGTGAAAAAACTGGAAATCAAGAGCCGGAAACAACCCCTGATCCTTATCGTCAAGGAAGGACCGGAATGGATTTTGCGCAAACCGGTTACGGCCCGCGCCGACTGGCTTAAAATAACGGAACTGCTGGACAGTATCTTTAACACCCAAATAGCGCAGTATGTTACCGATACGATGACCGACCCCGCGCTCTACGGCCTGGGCGACGATGAATCTGTTTTGCAGGTCGGAGTCTGGCAGGACGAGAACGAAAACGGAGAATACCTCCTCTTCGGCAAGCAAACCGGCCAGAAAGGCGAACTGGTCTACGCCTGCCAACGCGGCCAAAATTCGGTTTTTGCCGTCAAAGCGGAAACGCTCGCCGCGCTGGCCGTTACGCTCGGCGGCATTCGCGATTCAAGACTTTTCTTTATGCCCCCCGACCTGTTTTCCGCAATCCGCATTGAGGAAGACAACAACATCCTCTTGCTGAGCCGCGACGACCATTCCGACTGGCAAATCGTTGAACCGAAAAAATGCAAGGCCGACAACAAAATCGTGGAAACATTAATCGCGCGCCTGAACTCGCTGCGGATTGAAATGTTTTTATCCGGCACCAATCTTGACGCCCGCCTGCAGAATCCGGCCAAAACAATTTCCGTGTCGGATGCGCCGGTTCCGCCGGTTGCCTCCAATGCCGTCCCTCCGGCCGCGGCGGAGCCGGCGGGAACAACGCGCACCCTGCTCTTAAGCGCACCGCTCCAGGGCCGCGAATGTGTTTTCGGTCGCTTCGCCGATGAAGACGAGGCGTATCATCTCTCGGCATCCGCCGTCGCAACGATTTCGCTCAATCCGCTGGCATACCGCGACAGCGCCGTTTTATCTGTTGATCCCGCCGCCGTCACCCGCATCGCCTTACGCAAAAACAACAGGGAACAGATTGTTGTCCGGGAAAATTCCGGCGCATGGAAGGCGGCGCAGACGCCGGACGCCCTGGTAAAACAAAAAGCGATCCGCGACCTGCTCGTTGCGACCGCCAATCTGCGCGCCGTGCGATTTGAACATTTTGAAGGCAGCGCGCCCGCCGGCATCTACGGCCTCCAGCCCGCGGCGCAAACCCTGACTTTAAGCATGAGCGGCAAAGAGGGCATCTCCAAAACGCTGTTGCTGGGCGGCAACGCGGAAGACGGGGGCGTCTATGCCATGCTGCAGGGACAGGAAATCATTTTCGTGCTTAACGCAAAACTGGTTGATTTGCTGTTGCGGGATTTGCTGCGGACGGAATGAAACTTTTCCGATCCCAACCGGCCGGAGATGACACAATGGCGTTCAGCTTGCTTAGAAAAATAAAATACATCCTGTTCATCCTGTTTGTGGCGGGACTTATCCTGCTTTTTTACCTGACTTCCGTCGGGCTGCCGCGCGCCCTGGTGCGTAAGATTGAGCCTTACCTGCAGTTCAGCGGCATGATTCTTAATCTGGACCGGATTAAACTGAGCGTCTTTGAGGGCATCGTCGCCACCGGCGTCAAATATTATAAAAAAGGCGATGTGGGCGATCCGATCATTCAAGCCGACCGGTTTGTTTTGAAACTGGAGCCGCTGGCCTGGATGCGGGGGGGAAACGGCGTCTCGGGCGCCGTCATCAAAAAAGGGCGGGCCTGTTTCTCGCCTGATAAGCCGGGCGCCGAAAAGATAATAATTGATGATATTTACGCCGACGTTCTTTTTGAGCGCCCGGCACGCCGCGCCGCCGCCGAACGCGAGACATCCCGGCCGCGCCTGAAAATACTCGGTTTTTCGGCGGCCATGGCCGCATTCAAGCTTTCCGGCAAAGGCGTGATTGTTCTGCCGGCGGAAAAAATATCCCTCAAAAACGGCGCCGCAAAACACGCCGAATCGTCCGGCGTTGATGCGGCCGGGCTGGATTTGTCCGTCCTGGCCGGACGCCTTGATGATTTTACCGCCGGCAACGCCGTAAACGCTGACGTGGATTTTTATATTGATCCGGATAACATTGAAAAATTGTCCTTCAAGGCCGATTTGCACGGACGGCATACCCGCTACGCGGACGTTGCCATCGGCGTGTGGAGCGCCAACATGCTCGTCAGCGGCAGAAGCGCCTCCGGAAATATCACTCTGAAAAACACGGAGATAAAACAAATTCAATTGCAGTCGCTTGATGTTCTTTTGAATTTTGACGAAAAAGGCATGCTCGCCGCTTCCTTGAAAAGCACGATCAACGGCGCGCCCCAGGCCGGGCCGCTGGACCTGCAGCTCA
It encodes:
- a CDS encoding ABC transporter permease, yielding MKNILLLLRRQFLAYFRTPLGFTVIIVFLIVSGFSFCRLISQSAVEPVQVGDILFGSAYFWLIFLVTIALITMPLLAEERRSGTLENLLTAPVTDLQVASAKFLAGFAFIIVMLAPTLVYSAIIYMFQAPDGSFAFRIVLSGYLIVFLIGGFYIAFGLLMSSLTGSMVIAAILCCAGMSVTFLAENLQYALSNARLEAVLARISSIQHIIDFSRGIIDSQAVVFYLSGTVLFIYLTVKSIESRLWR
- a CDS encoding GldG family protein — translated: MKLRAKRALMKGNALVVIGLAVILAVMINYLAVQHRVRIDISPSRYYALSAATLNILRNLTVPAQAIVFMSVNHEEFNEVKQLLKEYECASRKFGVEYVDPHRDLARAKELAGQYNVAGPGVIVFRAGNRTKTVAVNELATYDYAPLLAGHPKVMTSFRGEPVFSSALFSLMQDRSPVVYFLAGHGEQRIDDFSQHAGYSMIARLLEKGNIQPRTFHISEGPSIPKDCDVLVIGGQKKPLTHVEAEMVKKYLDDSGRLLLMADSGVETGLEKVLETWGIRLGMDRVAGTTLTGRELLISHYGNHPITEQLQNMATIFNVPRSVQPLAPDAQSLDQSADKPRVMILAATSDEGWAEMTFYQNPPKFDAGVDRRGPIPVAVAVEKGSLTVDVEIKPTRLAVIGDSTFVSNGALLAGYSPDFFIHALNWLLERRDAPVFSPKTPPRVRLNIDQKRLRVIYIVAIVALPAMILAIGLAVYLGRRK
- a CDS encoding DUF4340 domain-containing protein, with the protein product MHLRTTFFLLILAALIFSFICFHEGSDNNETGKNGAKSKLLDFEPERINYWSFAGPQGFIECFNERGQWIIAKPVKTRANDAKINHMLSVLAGLPKGETITEHQRKARALTLADYGLEKPDVRIVLGDAEKRTLINVGNLSPLKDSIHVQVNDSDPVVATATNLLGIIPRSLADIRDTRLLSGAPAYVKKLEIKSRKQPLILIVKEGPEWILRKPVTARADWLKITELLDSIFNTQIAQYVTDTMTDPALYGLGDDESVLQVGVWQDENENGEYLLFGKQTGQKGELVYACQRGQNSVFAVKAETLAALAVTLGGIRDSRLFFMPPDLFSAIRIEEDNNILLLSRDDHSDWQIVEPKKCKADNKIVETLIARLNSLRIEMFLSGTNLDARLQNPAKTISVSDAPVPPVASNAVPPAAAEPAGTTRTLLLSAPLQGRECVFGRFADEDEAYHLSASAVATISLNPLAYRDSAVLSVDPAAVTRIALRKNNREQIVVRENSGAWKAAQTPDALVKQKAIRDLLVATANLRAVRFEHFEGSAPAGIYGLQPAAQTLTLSMSGKEGISKTLLLGGNAEDGGVYAMLQGQEIIFVLNAKLVDLLLRDLLRTE
- a CDS encoding ATP-binding cassette domain-containing protein, with the protein product MKDKRLMISVSNLTKRFSSGTAVNGISLEVRRGETLGFLGPNGAGKTTTLRILAGYLAATDGNVKIDGLDVLENSRDVRKKIGYLPEHVPLYPEMRVDEYLRFRAGLKGLNRRRLKTRLDEVKTLCGLHQVSGRLIGRLSRGYHQRIGLADSLIHEPELLLLDEPTIGLDPNQIRAIRELVKTLGQKHTVVLSTHYLPEAEMLCERVLIMNHGRIVASDSPAVLTGLLKNKNVIVAEIGGPPGDILGGLRALPGAADVSSFSCGAETGRPGEEWNRYTLECELDADPRCRIFTLAAMRGWTLRELKMERKKLEDAFAEITGNIGMN